From the genome of Streptomyces sp. NBC_00659, one region includes:
- a CDS encoding SDR family NAD(P)-dependent oxidoreductase, which translates to MDDWLGLEHRSALVAGAGGIGAAAALGLARHGARVTVTDVDEERLAALAQQAVEAGLSITTRAADLTDPQGARAAVAESAGTMGGLDVFVHAVGINDRRPVLETPDDVWERIIDVNLKSAVWSAQAAGALMVSGGYGRIVLLSSVSGLLAHANHAPYAATKGGINQLCRVMAREWAPHGVTVNAIAPGYTETDLTRAYLDKPGMREGMVGLVPAGRLGTADDVVAPLLFLCSPQSAFVTGHVMYVDGGRTLV; encoded by the coding sequence ATGGATGACTGGCTCGGACTCGAACATCGCTCGGCCCTGGTGGCCGGTGCCGGAGGCATCGGTGCGGCCGCGGCCCTCGGCCTCGCCCGGCACGGTGCCCGCGTGACCGTCACGGACGTCGACGAGGAGCGACTTGCCGCCCTCGCGCAGCAGGCCGTGGAGGCGGGACTCTCGATCACGACCCGCGCGGCCGACCTCACCGACCCGCAGGGCGCTCGTGCCGCGGTCGCCGAGAGCGCCGGGACGATGGGCGGCCTCGACGTCTTCGTGCACGCGGTCGGCATCAACGACCGGCGCCCGGTGCTCGAGACGCCCGACGACGTCTGGGAGCGGATCATCGACGTCAACCTCAAGAGCGCCGTGTGGAGCGCTCAGGCGGCCGGCGCCCTGATGGTGTCCGGCGGTTACGGCCGGATCGTCCTGCTGTCCTCGGTCTCCGGACTGCTGGCGCACGCCAACCACGCTCCGTATGCCGCCACCAAGGGCGGCATCAACCAGCTCTGCCGCGTCATGGCTCGCGAGTGGGCGCCGCACGGCGTCACGGTCAACGCCATCGCGCCCGGTTACACCGAGACCGACCTGACGCGCGCCTACCTCGACAAGCCCGGCATGCGCGAAGGCATGGTCGGTCTCGTTCCGGCAGGCCGGCTCGGCACCGCCGACGACGTCGTCGCACCCCTGCTGTTCCTCTGTTCCCCGCAGTCCGCGTTCGTGACGGGCCACGTCATGTACGTCGACGGCGGTCGCACCCTCGTCTGA
- a CDS encoding carboxymuconolactone decarboxylase family protein, whose amino-acid sequence MTRLPRLTPGELDLDQRSLYDAITGGPRAGGPQLFALTDAQGRLNGPFNAMLFAPRVGAALQELGSAIRYRTSLSDRIRELAVLAVAAQWDSAFERYAHEPIGRAAGLTDAEIAAVNAGTAPELSDPAEAAALELVRVLVARGDADDAVFERAVSLNGMEAVVELTTLVGYYVTLALQLRVFRVGLPGDSA is encoded by the coding sequence ATGACACGGCTGCCCCGCCTCACCCCAGGCGAACTCGACCTCGACCAACGCTCCCTCTACGACGCGATCACCGGAGGGCCCCGCGCCGGCGGTCCCCAGCTCTTCGCCCTCACCGACGCACAGGGAAGACTCAACGGCCCCTTCAACGCGATGCTGTTCGCACCCAGGGTCGGGGCGGCCCTCCAGGAGCTGGGCTCGGCGATCCGTTACCGGACCTCGCTCAGCGATCGAATCCGCGAACTCGCCGTCCTGGCGGTCGCGGCCCAGTGGGACTCGGCCTTCGAGCGCTACGCCCACGAGCCGATCGGCAGGGCCGCGGGTCTGACCGACGCGGAGATCGCCGCGGTGAACGCCGGCACGGCACCCGAACTCTCGGACCCCGCCGAAGCCGCCGCCCTCGAACTGGTGCGGGTGCTGGTCGCGCGGGGTGACGCCGACGACGCCGTCTTCGAGCGGGCCGTTTCATTGAACGGCATGGAGGCGGTGGTGGAGCTCACCACCCTGGTGGGCTACTACGTGACGCTCGCGCTGCAGTTGCGCGTCTTCCGCGTCGGACTGCCAGGAGACTCCGCATGA
- a CDS encoding fumarylacetoacetate hydrolase family protein, giving the protein MKLVTFNDGQVGYVDGEAVVELDVPSMRDYFEQEGRVEETGRRFPLGEVTLRAPIVPKKFFHTAGNFTDHHDELTAVDWSHPVHKGIVFFQNVDAIIGPDEPIVYPEGLTKELDYELELAIVIGKSGKFFGPEEAEDYIAGYTVFNDITARDIQRREMQSGVFSFSKGIDTFCPIGPWIVTKDELPDPHALAMELRVNGERRQTGNTEKMIISIPHLVAYHSAQGYTAGDIITTGTISGVAAVQPNPFDFYLQPGDRIEAEIEGVGTLRNHVVGWKDAHDTEPFSIDLYGPAN; this is encoded by the coding sequence ATGAAACTCGTGACCTTCAACGACGGTCAGGTCGGCTACGTCGACGGGGAGGCCGTCGTCGAGCTCGACGTCCCGTCGATGCGCGACTACTTCGAGCAGGAAGGGAGGGTCGAGGAGACCGGGCGCCGGTTCCCGCTCGGGGAGGTCACCCTGCGGGCGCCGATCGTGCCGAAGAAGTTCTTCCACACCGCCGGGAACTTCACCGACCACCACGACGAGCTGACCGCCGTCGACTGGTCGCACCCGGTGCACAAGGGGATCGTCTTCTTCCAGAACGTCGACGCGATCATCGGTCCCGACGAGCCGATCGTGTACCCCGAGGGGCTCACCAAGGAGCTCGACTACGAACTCGAACTGGCCATCGTGATCGGCAAGAGCGGCAAGTTCTTCGGCCCGGAGGAAGCCGAGGACTACATCGCCGGCTACACGGTCTTCAACGACATCACCGCGCGTGACATCCAGCGCCGCGAGATGCAGTCGGGCGTCTTCTCCTTCTCGAAGGGGATCGACACCTTCTGCCCCATCGGCCCCTGGATCGTCACGAAGGACGAGCTTCCCGACCCGCACGCGCTCGCGATGGAGCTCCGGGTCAACGGCGAGCGGCGTCAGACCGGCAACACCGAGAAGATGATCATCTCGATCCCGCACCTGGTCGCCTACCACTCGGCCCAGGGCTACACGGCCGGCGACATCATCACCACCGGCACCATCTCGGGCGTCGCCGCCGTGCAGCCGAATCCGTTCGACTTCTACCTCCAGCCGGGCGACCGTATCGAGGCGGAGATCGAGGGCGTCGGCACGCTGCGGAACCACGTGGTCGGCTGGAAGGACGCGCACGACACCGAGCCGTTCTCCATCGACCTCTACGGCCCGGCGAACTGA
- a CDS encoding fumarylacetoacetate hydrolase family protein, with product MRIATLANRAVLLTEDGAVDIADASSGRFGPDPMDVLTDWTEFRAWAESAALPAANPYRTADLDAPVPRPRQVFAVALNYRPHATEAGHVPPEVPLLFTKFPSCIVGPAAEVELPKGNVDWELEMVAVIGASCHRVPASEGWEAVAGLTVGQDLSERVLQLTGKPPQFSLGKSYPGFGPTGPALVTPDELPDRDDIAIECLLNGESVQAARTSEMIFSVPQLVEFISGVCPLYPGDLIFTGTPAGVGNRRVPQRFLGPDDVLVSRIDGLGEMRQTFR from the coding sequence ATGCGCATAGCCACCCTCGCCAACCGGGCCGTCCTGCTCACCGAGGACGGCGCGGTCGACATCGCCGACGCCTCTTCGGGACGCTTCGGCCCGGACCCCATGGACGTCCTGACCGACTGGACGGAGTTCCGGGCCTGGGCCGAGAGCGCCGCGCTGCCCGCGGCGAACCCGTACCGGACCGCCGATCTGGACGCGCCGGTCCCGCGGCCGCGCCAGGTCTTCGCGGTGGCGCTGAACTATCGTCCGCACGCCACCGAAGCCGGCCACGTCCCGCCCGAAGTCCCGCTTCTCTTCACCAAGTTCCCCAGCTGCATCGTCGGCCCGGCCGCGGAGGTCGAACTGCCCAAGGGCAACGTCGACTGGGAGCTAGAGATGGTCGCCGTCATCGGCGCATCCTGCCATCGGGTGCCCGCGAGCGAAGGCTGGGAGGCCGTGGCCGGACTCACCGTGGGGCAGGACCTCTCCGAACGAGTCCTCCAACTCACCGGCAAACCGCCGCAGTTCTCGCTGGGCAAGTCGTATCCGGGCTTCGGCCCGACCGGTCCGGCGCTGGTGACCCCCGACGAGCTGCCGGACCGGGACGACATCGCGATCGAGTGCCTGCTGAACGGCGAGAGCGTCCAGGCGGCACGCACCAGCGAGATGATCTTCTCCGTTCCGCAGTTGGTGGAGTTCATCAGTGGGGTCTGCCCGCTCTACCCCGGCGACCTGATCTTCACCGGGACCCCGGCCGGGGTGGGCAACCGTCGCGTTCCGCAGCGGTTCCTCGGCCCCGACGACGTCCTGGTCAGCCGGATCGACGGCTTGGGCGAGATGCGCCAGACGTTCCGGTGA
- a CDS encoding alpha/beta hydrolase gives MTTPSIPGFTEHRVRVDDGVTLSAAVGGAGAPVVLLHGFPQTHVMWRHVAADLATDHTVICPDLRGYGASDKPAETVPEVYSKRTMARDVVRLAAELGHDRFLLAGHDRGALVAFRAAMDHPDTVSGALFLDVLPTLDMWDALHGVSAAIGFHLYLMAQAPGLPEEMIQGAADTFFAYFLDAWTNDPDAIPADVRAHYLAASAAAVPSIVADYRASAGVDVDHDTADRDTGNKLAMPVTVLQQDWGAALGYHAQGLWSAWTDDLRHRTVSCGHFMAEEDPKLIAEEIRALTDRWAKPVGPSLLPPTGWCGPR, from the coding sequence GTGACAACCCCGAGCATCCCCGGTTTCACCGAGCACCGCGTACGAGTCGACGACGGCGTCACGCTGAGCGCCGCCGTCGGCGGCGCGGGTGCGCCGGTCGTTCTGCTGCACGGCTTTCCGCAGACCCACGTGATGTGGCGACACGTCGCCGCGGATCTCGCCACCGACCACACGGTGATCTGCCCCGACCTTCGCGGATACGGCGCCAGCGACAAGCCCGCCGAGACCGTCCCCGAGGTGTACTCCAAGCGGACCATGGCCCGGGACGTCGTGCGCCTCGCCGCCGAGCTGGGGCACGACCGGTTCCTTCTGGCCGGTCACGACCGCGGTGCCCTGGTCGCCTTCCGCGCCGCGATGGACCACCCGGACACCGTCTCCGGCGCCCTCTTCCTCGACGTCCTGCCCACCCTCGACATGTGGGACGCCCTGCACGGGGTCTCCGCCGCGATCGGTTTCCACCTGTACCTGATGGCACAGGCTCCCGGCCTGCCCGAGGAGATGATCCAGGGGGCCGCCGACACCTTCTTCGCCTACTTCCTCGATGCCTGGACGAACGACCCGGACGCGATCCCCGCCGACGTCCGCGCCCATTACCTCGCGGCTTCCGCGGCGGCCGTCCCCTCCATCGTCGCCGACTACCGTGCCTCGGCCGGCGTGGACGTGGACCACGACACCGCCGACCGCGACACGGGCAACAAGCTGGCCATGCCGGTGACCGTCCTCCAGCAGGACTGGGGAGCCGCCCTCGGCTACCACGCCCAGGGCCTGTGGAGCGCCTGGACCGACGACCTCCGGCACCGGACGGTCTCCTGCGGCCACTTCATGGCCGAGGAGGACCCCAAGCTGATCGCCGAGGAGATTCGGGCGCTCACCGACCGCTGGGCAAAGCCCGTCGGTCCCTCTCTCCTTCCGCCGACGGGCTGGTGCGGTCCGCGCTAG
- a CDS encoding AfsR/SARP family transcriptional regulator, whose product MGVEFGLLGPVAAWDGDGSVLPLGAPRHREVLGRLLIARGRVVPVGRLVADLWEAEPAAGTVGAVRTFVAALRRALEPGRPPRQPSRLLVTDGPGYALRTGREAVDAWRFEDTAARAAETPPHAAVALWDEALALWRGPVLADFPAAAWAAAEQARLEALRLDAVERRADALLATGAARDAVADLRAHVAAHPGREDGWVLLATALDRAGRHGESLKTLGLARSALAGASGRYDTGGALARAEALILGGTAGSATEPGGMTDSVWNRAAASWDRSVPARSRARLHATAGLLRDLAVTGADGLEEARRHRRDLVTAAETTGDTELAARIIGSYDVPAAWTRADDPDGAGELSRAAARAASRLGPEGPAALRARLLSVVAVESRGDAAADAPLPRAAGDPAVEPWRQRAERAAEEAVRLARRLGDPAVLAFALNGAFMQSFAGCGSARRRDVLGGELTRLAVVHQLPGHEVLGRIVRLQALAGLGDLAEADTEAEEIDRLAHRNERPLAKVFTSWYRALRTCEAEGWTAARPRYTQVLAQTADCGMPGLTRGAGALVALVPVMRAGALPDPDDFARLDAGPYQPWLTPLLLAASGAEEEARQALTVVPRPPHDLLQEALWCLLARAAAAVGHGPVLRRARDELSTAVGEWAGAGSGLVSFGPVEHHVREAERALGDG is encoded by the coding sequence GTGGGCGTGGAGTTCGGACTGCTGGGACCCGTCGCGGCCTGGGACGGCGACGGCTCGGTCCTCCCGCTCGGGGCACCCCGCCACCGGGAGGTTCTCGGGCGGCTGCTGATCGCACGGGGCCGGGTGGTGCCGGTCGGCCGCCTCGTGGCGGACCTGTGGGAGGCCGAGCCCGCGGCGGGTACGGTCGGCGCGGTCCGCACCTTCGTGGCGGCGCTGCGCCGCGCCCTGGAACCCGGCCGCCCTCCCCGGCAGCCCTCCCGCCTGCTGGTCACCGACGGCCCCGGCTACGCCCTGCGCACCGGTCGTGAGGCGGTCGACGCCTGGCGGTTCGAGGACACCGCCGCCCGGGCGGCCGAGACACCGCCCCACGCGGCCGTCGCCCTGTGGGACGAGGCCCTCGCCCTGTGGCGAGGGCCGGTGCTGGCCGATTTCCCCGCCGCCGCGTGGGCCGCCGCCGAACAGGCCCGGCTGGAGGCGCTCCGCCTCGACGCGGTCGAGCGGCGTGCCGACGCCCTGTTGGCCACCGGCGCCGCCCGCGATGCCGTCGCCGACCTGCGGGCCCATGTCGCCGCCCATCCGGGGCGGGAGGACGGCTGGGTCCTGCTGGCCACCGCGCTCGACCGTGCCGGAAGGCACGGTGAGTCGCTGAAGACCCTGGGCCTCGCTCGCTCCGCCCTCGCCGGAGCGAGCGGTCGATACGACACCGGGGGTGCCCTGGCCCGCGCCGAGGCCCTCATCCTCGGCGGCACCGCCGGCTCCGCGACCGAACCCGGCGGAATGACCGACAGCGTCTGGAACCGGGCCGCGGCCTCGTGGGACCGCTCGGTGCCCGCCCGGTCCCGGGCCCGGCTGCACGCCACCGCAGGCCTGCTGCGCGACCTCGCGGTGACCGGCGCCGACGGCCTTGAGGAAGCACGCCGGCACCGACGGGATCTGGTCACGGCGGCCGAGACGACCGGCGACACGGAACTGGCCGCCAGGATCATCGGCTCCTACGACGTCCCGGCGGCGTGGACCCGCGCCGACGACCCCGACGGCGCCGGCGAACTGTCCCGGGCCGCCGCTCGGGCCGCCTCCCGGCTCGGCCCCGAAGGCCCCGCCGCGCTGCGTGCCCGGCTCCTGTCCGTCGTGGCGGTCGAGTCACGGGGCGACGCCGCCGCCGACGCCCCTCTTCCCCGGGCGGCCGGCGACCCGGCCGTCGAGCCGTGGCGGCAGCGCGCCGAACGCGCCGCCGAGGAGGCCGTCCGGCTCGCTCGGCGCCTGGGAGACCCCGCTGTCCTGGCGTTCGCCCTCAACGGCGCCTTCATGCAGTCGTTCGCCGGCTGCGGATCGGCCCGCCGCAGGGACGTCCTCGGCGGTGAACTGACCCGGCTGGCCGTCGTCCACCAACTTCCCGGGCACGAAGTCCTGGGCCGCATCGTCCGCCTCCAGGCACTCGCCGGCCTCGGCGACCTCGCGGAGGCGGACACCGAGGCGGAGGAGATCGACCGGCTCGCCCACCGCAACGAACGGCCACTGGCCAAGGTGTTCACGTCCTGGTACCGGGCCCTGCGCACCTGCGAGGCCGAAGGCTGGACGGCGGCCCGTCCCCGGTACACACAGGTCCTGGCACAGACCGCCGACTGCGGCATGCCCGGCCTCACCCGGGGCGCGGGCGCGCTGGTCGCTCTGGTTCCGGTCATGCGGGCCGGTGCCCTTCCGGACCCCGACGACTTCGCCCGTCTCGACGCCGGTCCCTATCAACCGTGGCTGACCCCGCTGCTGTTGGCCGCCTCCGGTGCCGAGGAAGAGGCCCGGCAGGCTCTCACCGTCGTACCCCGGCCTCCGCACGACCTCCTTCAGGAGGCACTGTGGTGCCTCCTCGCCCGCGCGGCGGCGGCCGTCGGGCACGGGCCGGTCCTGCGCCGGGCCCGCGACGAGCTGTCCACCGCCGTCGGAGAGTGGGCCGGTGCCGGGAGCGGCCTGGTCTCGTTCGGGCCGGTCGAACACCACGTCAGGGAAGCCGAAAGAGCCCTGGGAGACGGTTGA
- a CDS encoding NB-ARC domain-containing protein: MDADSERQAGAADESPGDTQPRWGVWASGEGSIAAGGSIGLAIAGDYAAPMFVNLTTPLPAPGAYELPADKAPTANLPHNPYLFVGRQRELAALDATFKDNGCFVVHGLGGIGKSALAAHWAASRTNTFDLVWWITGDTLADLNEGLADLAVAFQPALSDHLSRKALCDLAVQWLCRHEGWLLVLDNVTDPADVKPLLARATNGRFLITTRRAGGWNGISKTLSLNVLDLPKAVKLFEGVHQQSAQGRSLPDPSANEADVRALCGELGCLPLAVGQAAAYCRESEISPGRYREQLTAHPEQLLAVAPEGGRTVALVWRVTLDRLADTPLAAEILRVIAWWAPDHIHRSYLTPLASAPEVTEAIRRLAAHSMITLRGEEISVHRLVQAVARTSSPEDPHRSPEEVTAGRETAAALLSTQVKDSAWAMQTSWFSHAETFLGHSDPDTEQSVLLLCHTQRWRRIFLEDGGIDEVEHVLAVAKRICGRRHTTTLLARYYVAEHHLELGNWLVARDLLIRNLFVTAWMFERNHPERIMASARLARPAFESGKFWAAVEMTDRANRRAERSLGPDHETTVKLGFWAAQNKLMLALRFPNLYTERAIDEVEQQIGRHDLAGDAAAGLIFSLVEFHVRTGDPARAIRTVEMFAPKLARSHGELHVSTLSLRCLQVELLIASGRDDSAKTLLAPLRNDWEQLLQDTRIPASLRTRLDEILCTLSP, encoded by the coding sequence ATGGACGCGGACAGCGAGCGTCAGGCGGGGGCGGCCGACGAGTCGCCCGGCGACACCCAGCCGAGGTGGGGCGTCTGGGCATCGGGCGAAGGATCGATCGCAGCCGGAGGGTCGATCGGTCTGGCGATCGCAGGCGATTACGCGGCCCCGATGTTCGTCAACCTCACAACCCCTCTGCCGGCTCCCGGAGCGTACGAACTCCCTGCCGACAAGGCCCCCACTGCCAACCTGCCGCACAATCCATACCTGTTCGTCGGACGGCAGCGTGAACTCGCAGCGCTGGATGCGACATTCAAAGACAACGGCTGTTTCGTCGTCCACGGCCTCGGAGGCATCGGTAAGTCAGCACTGGCCGCGCACTGGGCGGCGAGTCGTACCAATACGTTCGACCTTGTCTGGTGGATCACCGGGGACACGCTGGCTGACCTCAACGAGGGCTTGGCCGATCTCGCTGTCGCATTCCAGCCCGCCCTCAGCGACCATCTGTCCCGCAAGGCGTTGTGCGACCTCGCCGTGCAGTGGCTGTGCAGGCATGAGGGCTGGCTGCTGGTCTTGGACAACGTCACGGATCCGGCCGATGTGAAACCACTGCTGGCGCGCGCCACAAACGGGCGGTTCCTGATCACGACTCGGCGGGCGGGCGGGTGGAACGGGATCTCCAAGACGCTATCGCTGAACGTCTTGGACTTGCCGAAAGCCGTCAAACTGTTCGAGGGCGTCCACCAGCAATCGGCGCAGGGGAGATCGCTCCCCGATCCGTCGGCCAACGAGGCAGATGTCCGCGCGCTATGCGGTGAACTGGGCTGTCTTCCGCTTGCGGTGGGCCAGGCGGCGGCGTATTGCCGGGAGTCGGAAATCTCCCCTGGACGGTATCGGGAGCAGTTGACTGCCCACCCCGAGCAACTACTGGCTGTGGCACCGGAAGGCGGACGTACCGTTGCCCTGGTCTGGCGAGTGACGTTGGACCGCCTCGCGGATACCCCGCTCGCTGCGGAGATCTTGCGGGTGATTGCCTGGTGGGCACCGGACCATATCCACCGCTCGTATCTGACTCCCCTTGCCAGCGCGCCTGAGGTCACCGAGGCGATACGGCGACTGGCGGCACACAGCATGATCACCTTGCGCGGAGAGGAGATCTCAGTGCACCGACTGGTTCAGGCGGTCGCACGGACCAGTAGTCCGGAGGACCCACACCGTTCGCCGGAGGAGGTGACGGCGGGACGCGAGACGGCGGCCGCACTGCTGAGCACACAGGTGAAGGACAGCGCCTGGGCCATGCAGACGAGCTGGTTCAGTCACGCGGAGACGTTCCTCGGACATTCCGATCCTGACACGGAACAGAGTGTGCTGCTCTTGTGCCATACCCAGCGATGGCGCCGGATCTTCCTTGAGGACGGCGGTATCGACGAGGTCGAACACGTACTGGCTGTCGCTAAACGAATTTGTGGTCGCCGCCACACGACCACACTGCTCGCGAGATACTACGTGGCTGAGCACCACCTGGAACTGGGAAACTGGCTTGTCGCACGTGACCTGCTGATCAGGAACCTGTTCGTCACCGCCTGGATGTTCGAGCGCAACCACCCCGAGCGGATCATGGCCAGTGCCCGGCTGGCGCGTCCGGCTTTCGAGAGCGGCAAGTTCTGGGCCGCAGTTGAAATGACGGACCGGGCGAATCGCAGGGCCGAGCGGTCTCTCGGCCCTGACCACGAGACGACCGTGAAACTTGGTTTCTGGGCGGCCCAGAACAAGCTGATGCTCGCCCTACGGTTCCCCAATCTATATACCGAGCGAGCGATCGACGAGGTTGAGCAACAGATCGGCCGCCACGATCTCGCCGGCGATGCCGCCGCGGGGTTGATTTTCAGTCTCGTGGAGTTCCATGTGCGGACCGGGGACCCCGCGCGGGCAATCCGTACGGTGGAGATGTTCGCGCCGAAGCTGGCCAGGAGCCATGGTGAGCTGCATGTGTCGACACTGAGCCTCCGCTGCCTCCAGGTGGAATTGCTGATAGCGAGCGGAAGGGACGACAGCGCCAAGACCCTGCTCGCCCCCCTCCGCAACGATTGGGAGCAGCTGCTCCAGGACACCAGGATTCCCGCCTCGCTGCGTACGAGACTGGACGAAATTCTCTGTACCCTCAGCCCGTGA
- a CDS encoding FAD-dependent oxidoreductase, producing the protein MSSRRVVVIGGGVMGSSAAWRLAAQGDSVTLLERFPPGHDRGSSHGTSRIFRLAYTDPFYVGLAVRSLPLWRRLEQETGRQVLTLTGAVDHGPAATTEALYEALTVAGHPAERLAPEEVAERWPGLRADTGAVFHPEAGRLHADEAVTAFQQAARAHGAEVRHGVRVTGLSVHGDAEVRVVTDTEEELRADAVVVAVGGWAPGMLGGGTAPLVGGVPVLRVTQEQPAHFPAADALTWPSYIHHPGAALPMDGLTADGVYGLGSTDGVKAGFHGVGPVVDPDRRDRTPDAAILQELAAYAERWLPGVDHTAPEAVTCLYTTTPDHDFVIDRQGSVTVLGGFSGHGFKFASVIGELAAALVRGEPGPSRFALGRPRPTSH; encoded by the coding sequence GTGTCTTCTCGTCGAGTCGTCGTCATCGGTGGCGGGGTCATGGGCTCGTCCGCCGCGTGGCGGCTTGCCGCCCAGGGTGACAGCGTCACCCTGCTGGAGCGCTTCCCGCCCGGCCACGACCGGGGCAGCTCGCACGGCACCTCGCGGATCTTCCGGCTGGCCTACACGGACCCCTTCTACGTCGGTCTCGCCGTGCGGTCGCTGCCGCTGTGGCGGCGGCTGGAACAGGAGACGGGACGGCAGGTGCTCACCCTCACCGGAGCCGTCGACCACGGCCCGGCCGCCACGACCGAGGCACTGTACGAGGCGCTGACCGTCGCCGGACACCCTGCCGAGCGGCTGGCCCCGGAGGAGGTCGCCGAGCGCTGGCCGGGGCTGCGCGCCGACACCGGTGCGGTCTTCCACCCGGAGGCCGGACGCCTGCACGCCGACGAGGCGGTCACCGCCTTCCAGCAGGCGGCGCGGGCGCACGGCGCGGAGGTCCGGCACGGCGTCCGGGTGACCGGGCTGTCGGTGCACGGCGACGCCGAGGTCCGGGTGGTCACGGACACGGAGGAGGAACTGCGCGCCGATGCGGTCGTGGTCGCGGTCGGCGGCTGGGCGCCCGGAATGCTGGGCGGCGGTACCGCTCCGCTGGTCGGCGGCGTGCCGGTGCTGCGTGTCACCCAGGAGCAGCCCGCGCACTTCCCCGCGGCGGACGCGCTCACCTGGCCCAGCTACATTCACCACCCGGGCGCCGCGCTGCCCATGGACGGCCTCACCGCGGACGGGGTGTACGGACTCGGCAGCACCGACGGCGTCAAGGCGGGCTTCCACGGTGTCGGCCCGGTCGTCGACCCCGACCGGCGCGACCGCACCCCGGACGCCGCGATCCTGCAAGAGCTGGCGGCGTACGCCGAGCGCTGGCTCCCCGGCGTGGACCACACCGCGCCCGAGGCCGTGACCTGCCTGTACACCACCACCCCCGACCATGACTTCGTCATCGACCGGCAGGGCTCGGTCACCGTGCTGGGAGGGTTCTCCGGGCACGGCTTCAAGTTCGCGTCGGTCATCGGCGAGCTGGCGGCCGCGCTGGTACGCGGAGAGCCCGGACCGAGCCGGTTCGCGCTCGGACGCCCGCGTCCCACGAGTCACTGA